From a region of the Deinococcus metallilatus genome:
- a CDS encoding succinylglutamate desuccinylase/aspartoacylase family protein, whose amino-acid sequence MPDPKHSLEWLDITRTAGGQPLRVAAHVFRGVEDGPRVTITAGIHGDELPPIVIARQVTEQLDSLPVRGQVTVIPLCNPPGFESFTRNTPTDMQNLNRVFPGDLDTWLSDQLAKKLHEYIAPRTDVLLDLHAGGSIPTVDYVYVLNAPEVSRAFLFPTLYKGKSYQGTLGTELIKQNGTKVVVAEIGGGGQLDAQYIRRGTAGVMNALKVIGSIPGDPQPAPAQTLLHDMKIVRPAFGGILMPRVDATQLGQAVDRGTLLGTMVDPQTFEELEEFRAPFDKTQLVLVRPTPSRTHAGDYAYMLGDLSTAEQLESQQLARQDG is encoded by the coding sequence ATGCCTGACCCCAAGCATTCGCTGGAGTGGCTCGACATCACCCGCACCGCTGGCGGACAACCCCTGCGTGTGGCCGCCCATGTCTTCCGGGGAGTGGAGGACGGCCCGCGCGTCACGATCACCGCCGGGATCCACGGAGACGAGCTGCCCCCGATCGTCATCGCACGTCAGGTCACCGAGCAACTCGACTCGCTGCCCGTGCGCGGTCAAGTCACCGTCATTCCGCTGTGCAACCCGCCCGGATTCGAAAGTTTCACCCGGAATACGCCGACGGACATGCAAAACCTCAACCGGGTCTTCCCTGGAGACCTGGACACCTGGCTGAGTGACCAACTGGCCAAGAAACTCCACGAGTACATCGCGCCGCGCACCGACGTCCTGCTCGATCTTCATGCCGGGGGCTCGATCCCCACGGTGGACTACGTGTATGTGCTCAACGCCCCGGAAGTTTCGCGCGCCTTCCTCTTCCCGACCCTCTACAAGGGCAAATCCTATCAGGGAACGCTCGGGACCGAGCTGATCAAGCAAAACGGTACCAAAGTCGTGGTCGCGGAGATCGGTGGTGGCGGCCAACTTGACGCGCAGTACATCCGGCGCGGCACCGCTGGGGTCATGAATGCCCTGAAAGTCATCGGCTCGATCCCGGGTGATCCCCAGCCAGCGCCCGCACAGACCCTCCTTCATGACATGAAGATCGTCCGTCCGGCCTTCGGCGGCATCCTGATGCCCAGAGTCGACGCGACCCAGCTCGGACAGGCGGTCGACCGGGGAACCCTTCTCGGCACCATGGTGGATCCGCAGACCTTCGAGGAACTCGAAGAATTCCGGGCGCCGTTCGACAAGACCCAGCTGGTGCTCGTCAGACCGACGCCCAGCCGCACGCATGCCGGGGACTACGCCTACATGCTGGGCGATCTTTCGACGGCCGAGCAGCTTGAATCTCAGCAACTCGCCCGACAGGACGGGTAG
- a CDS encoding M24 family metallopeptidase, producing the protein MVKVDTLAPEPSEFRGRAEALMALLREQQASAAVLFDPHRVMYYSGFAFYPTERPIAAIVTQEGEVLLFVPELEREHAASTSAAHGFRSYAEYPGDRHPMLVLVAFLAECGLRGRLAADLDGYPLVYGYQGPTLSEATGQEVCRIAAEVDHLMSIKSAYEVSLIRESMRWANLGHTLLQRYTRVGASELEVSQRAGHEATWAMRAALGSNHRANALGFFGDGVLATYRGQVGRRSSLPHATTIDARFEDGDTLVTGATVPVWGYYSELERTMFIGEPQPEQVRLFEHMINLQEIAFEQLKPGITAAEVDRTVHAYYEKEGLLPYWRHHTGHGLGSRNHEWPFLDRGNPASLEEGMVLSVEPGLYHPDCGGFRHSDTVLITADGCQRLSYYPRDIEALTIQV; encoded by the coding sequence ATGGTCAAGGTCGACACCCTGGCTCCCGAACCCAGTGAATTCAGGGGACGCGCTGAGGCTCTCATGGCCCTGCTGCGGGAACAGCAGGCCTCGGCAGCCGTGCTCTTTGACCCTCACCGCGTGATGTATTACAGCGGCTTCGCGTTCTACCCGACCGAGCGCCCGATCGCGGCGATTGTGACCCAAGAGGGCGAGGTGTTGCTGTTCGTGCCGGAACTCGAACGTGAGCACGCGGCCAGCACGAGCGCGGCGCACGGGTTCAGGAGCTACGCTGAGTATCCGGGAGACCGGCATCCGATGCTCGTCCTGGTCGCCTTCCTCGCGGAGTGCGGCCTGCGCGGAAGGTTGGCCGCCGACCTGGACGGTTATCCGCTGGTCTATGGGTATCAGGGGCCAACGCTGAGCGAGGCCACGGGCCAGGAGGTGTGCCGCATCGCTGCTGAGGTTGATCACCTGATGAGCATCAAGAGCGCCTACGAGGTGTCCCTAATCCGCGAGAGCATGCGCTGGGCAAACCTGGGCCATACGCTGCTGCAGCGGTATACCCGCGTTGGGGCCAGTGAACTGGAGGTGAGCCAGCGGGCTGGCCACGAGGCGACCTGGGCCATGCGCGCCGCGCTCGGCAGCAATCACCGGGCCAACGCGCTCGGCTTCTTCGGAGACGGCGTCCTCGCCACTTACCGGGGACAGGTCGGTCGCCGCTCGAGTCTCCCCCACGCCACGACGATCGACGCGCGTTTTGAAGACGGCGACACGCTCGTCACCGGTGCCACTGTGCCGGTCTGGGGATACTATTCCGAGCTGGAACGCACCATGTTCATCGGTGAGCCTCAGCCCGAGCAGGTGAGGTTGTTCGAGCACATGATCAACCTGCAGGAGATCGCGTTCGAGCAGTTGAAACCGGGAATTACGGCCGCAGAGGTCGACCGGACGGTGCATGCGTACTATGAAAAGGAAGGCCTTCTCCCCTACTGGCGCCACCACACGGGACATGGCCTCGGATCAAGAAATCACGAGTGGCCCTTCCTGGACAGGGGGAATCCGGCATCCCTGGAAGAAGGCATGGTGCTGTCGGTCGAACCCGGCCTCTATCATCCGGACTGCGGCGGCTTCCGCCACAGCGACACGGTATTGATCACCGCAGACGGATGCCAGCGCCTGAGTTATTACCCGAGGGACATCGAGGCGCTCACAATTCAAGTCTAG
- a CDS encoding dihydrofolate reductase family protein: MSRIVAQMELTLDGYMTGPNGEMDWFSLDPDVWQLRVSKYESIGTVLLGRRNYEGFAGFWPLMATNPAASPTDVTFSRWLDAVPKVVFSHTLQGAPWQNSRLAEGDLAGELAKLKQQNGKDVLIMSSASLIQQGQHLGLLDELWLNVHPVTLGEGRRLFTERMNLELLESRVFDSGQVFLHYAVRR, translated from the coding sequence ATGAGCAGAATCGTGGCGCAGATGGAACTGACCCTGGACGGCTACATGACCGGCCCCAACGGCGAGATGGATTGGTTCAGTCTCGACCCCGACGTCTGGCAGCTGCGGGTTTCGAAGTACGAGAGCATCGGCACGGTGCTGCTGGGGCGCAGGAACTACGAGGGCTTCGCCGGGTTCTGGCCCCTGATGGCCACGAACCCCGCCGCCTCGCCCACCGACGTGACGTTCTCGCGCTGGCTGGACGCGGTACCCAAGGTGGTCTTCTCGCACACGCTGCAAGGGGCCCCCTGGCAGAACTCGCGGCTGGCAGAGGGCGACCTGGCCGGAGAGCTCGCCAAGCTCAAGCAGCAGAACGGAAAAGACGTGCTGATCATGAGCAGCGCCAGCCTGATCCAGCAGGGCCAGCACCTCGGCCTGCTCGACGAGCTGTGGCTGAACGTCCATCCCGTCACGCTCGGCGAAGGGCGACGATTGTTCACGGAACGCATGAACCTGGAGCTGCTGGAGAGCCGAGTCTTCGACTCCGGGCAGGTGTTTCTGCACTACGCGGTGCGTCGCTGA
- a CDS encoding helix-turn-helix domain-containing protein → MSLIYEARSSSSLLVAGVARGLTTQGGRLVRPAENCWHMVVVRQGGEASMRLVGPWTGAGVASYGEGAEILWIRFRLGTFMPGQPVTGLRDQETLLPAATGHSVWLNDAAWPLPGIDDVDAFVERLRRAGVLTHDPLVQDLLHEPGSGLAPRTERHRLLRATGLPLRHIRQVERAQQAAALLGQGVPIPETMFRLGYFDQPHLTRALRRWVGHTPGQLLRAGEEHLPLRTRPLDAPSLH, encoded by the coding sequence GTGAGCCTGATCTACGAAGCGCGCTCCAGCAGCTCGCTGCTGGTGGCCGGGGTCGCGCGCGGCCTGACCACGCAAGGGGGCCGCCTGGTCCGCCCCGCCGAGAACTGCTGGCATATGGTCGTCGTGCGGCAGGGGGGCGAGGCCAGCATGCGTCTGGTCGGGCCGTGGACGGGTGCCGGGGTCGCCAGCTACGGGGAAGGGGCCGAGATTCTCTGGATTCGTTTCCGGCTCGGCACCTTCATGCCCGGCCAGCCCGTCACGGGCCTGCGGGATCAGGAAACCTTGCTGCCCGCTGCCACGGGTCACTCGGTCTGGCTGAACGACGCCGCCTGGCCGCTGCCCGGCATCGACGACGTGGACGCCTTCGTGGAACGGCTGAGGCGCGCTGGCGTGCTGACCCACGATCCCCTGGTTCAGGATCTGCTGCACGAGCCGGGCTCCGGCCTGGCCCCGCGCACCGAGCGCCACCGCCTGCTGCGGGCCACCGGCCTGCCGCTGCGCCACATCCGGCAGGTGGAGCGGGCCCAGCAGGCCGCCGCGCTGCTGGGCCAGGGCGTGCCGATTCCTGAGACGATGTTTCGGCTGGGCTACTTCGACCAGCCGCACCTGACCCGCGCGCTGAGGCGGTGGGTGGGACACACCCCGGGGCAACTGCTCCGGGCAGGCGAGGAGCACTTGCCACTTCGTACAAGACCGCTGGACGCGCCTTCCCTACACTGA
- a CDS encoding isocitrate lyase/phosphoenolpyruvate mutase family protein produces MPGQPLVLFNIWDVGSAAAVTASGAQALASGSWSVAHALGFSDGERTPLDLAIENLKRIVAATDLPVSVDLESGYQDIAQTVQRALEDQVERLRRARGAAGDPVFINARTDVFFQKPTEEHDAAMLHETLERARAYADAGANGLFAPGLSHLSLIARLA; encoded by the coding sequence GTGCCGGGCCAGCCCCTGGTGCTCTTCAACATCTGGGACGTGGGGAGTGCAGCAGCGGTGACCGCCAGTGGCGCGCAGGCCCTGGCCTCTGGGAGCTGGTCGGTGGCACACGCCCTGGGCTTCTCGGATGGCGAGCGGACTCCACTCGACCTCGCCATCGAGAACCTGAAACGCATCGTGGCCGCCACCGACCTGCCCGTGTCGGTGGACCTGGAAAGCGGCTACCAGGACATCGCGCAGACCGTGCAGCGGGCGCTGGAGGACCAGGTCGAGCGTCTGCGCCGGGCGCGCGGGGCAGCGGGTGACCCGGTCTTCATCAACGCCCGGACGGACGTGTTCTTCCAGAAGCCGACGGAGGAGCACGACGCGGCCATGCTGCATGAAACCCTCGAACGGGCACGCGCCTACGCTGACGCGGGGGCGAACGGCCTGTTCGCTCCCGGCCTCAGCCACCTGAGCCTGATCGCCCGGCTGGCCTGA
- a CDS encoding dihydrofolate reductase family protein has product MRKLTAGLFLTLDGIAGSPNLWQETFDEDMGAELTRALSRTDTLLLGRTTYQEWAAYWPTATTDQDYARFINTTPKYVASTTLEQVAWGPYDSVQLIRGDLSQAVTDLKRQPGQDIAVQGSPTLVNALLQLGLLDELTLYVHNVVAYQGQRLFAEGSLRRLELLDCRASRSGVIMATYRPRPAPGA; this is encoded by the coding sequence ATGCGAAAACTGACCGCCGGACTGTTCCTGACCCTCGACGGCATCGCCGGATCTCCCAACCTGTGGCAGGAAACCTTCGACGAGGACATGGGCGCCGAACTGACGCGCGCGCTGTCGCGCACCGACACCCTGCTGCTGGGCCGCACGACCTACCAGGAGTGGGCGGCCTACTGGCCCACCGCCACCACCGACCAGGACTACGCCCGCTTCATCAACACCACGCCCAAGTACGTCGCCTCGACCACGCTGGAGCAGGTGGCCTGGGGGCCGTACGACAGCGTGCAGCTCATCCGGGGCGATTTGTCGCAGGCCGTCACGGACCTCAAGCGCCAGCCCGGCCAGGACATCGCGGTGCAGGGCAGCCCGACCCTGGTGAACGCACTGCTGCAACTCGGCCTGCTCGACGAGCTGACGCTGTACGTCCACAACGTGGTCGCCTACCAGGGCCAGCGGCTGTTCGCCGAGGGCAGCCTGCGGCGGCTGGAACTGCTGGACTGCCGGGCCAGCCGCAGCGGGGTCATTATGGCGACCTACCGCCCGCGGCCTGCGCCTGGCGCCTGA
- a CDS encoding AraC family transcriptional regulator: MIVELWGRGSGSPLVESVWSARSEGGGHMTSLAVCSTELVFTRQGGELSVMLRGPETWATTAPVPHDAQFFGVTLGLGVHLPGLPPTRLRDRHAPLAASGRHLWLGDRALPLPGPDDAEAFVERLERLGLLRREPQVQVLLQGERPADPASLRRAQRRFLEATGLSLRATRTIERARLALERLQAGHAVADVVHELGYTDQAHLTRLLRRLMGRTPARTRDVDWHHAPLGGVAR, from the coding sequence ATGATCGTCGAGCTGTGGGGTCGCGGTTCCGGGTCGCCGCTGGTGGAATCGGTGTGGTCCGCGCGCAGCGAGGGCGGCGGCCACATGACCTCGCTCGCCGTGTGCAGCACGGAACTGGTCTTCACCCGCCAGGGGGGCGAGCTGAGCGTCATGCTGCGCGGCCCGGAAACCTGGGCGACCACCGCCCCCGTGCCCCACGACGCGCAGTTTTTCGGGGTCACGCTGGGGCTGGGGGTGCACCTGCCCGGCCTGCCCCCGACCCGGCTGCGCGACCGGCACGCGCCACTTGCCGCCTCGGGCAGGCACCTCTGGCTGGGCGACCGCGCCCTGCCGCTGCCCGGCCCCGACGACGCCGAGGCTTTCGTGGAACGCCTGGAGCGGCTGGGCCTGCTGCGCCGCGAGCCGCAGGTGCAGGTGCTGCTGCAGGGCGAGCGCCCCGCCGACCCGGCCAGCCTGCGCCGGGCCCAGCGGCGTTTTCTGGAGGCGACCGGCCTGTCGCTGCGCGCCACGCGCACCATCGAGCGCGCGCGGCTGGCGCTGGAACGCCTGCAGGCCGGGCACGCCGTTGCCGACGTGGTCCACGAACTCGGCTACACCGACCAGGCGCACCTGACCCGGCTGCTGCGGCGCCTGATGGGCCGCACGCCCGCCCGCACCCGCGACGTCGACTGGCACCACGCCCCGCTGGGCGGCGTCGCGCGCTGA
- a CDS encoding VOC family protein, producing MINPSTQAQKVLGIVHTAIAVSNLQHQVEFWQQVLGFTLDGTAEIGGPLPEDETGVPGIRSKIAMLTKGGVSIELYQPVAPQGRQTYRPSPADIGSWHLALKVTDLDELVRVSSEWGWQVRGKVAVVEEGPGPVGARLVYLHNADGTIIELVQMPES from the coding sequence ATGATCAACCCTAGTACGCAGGCCCAGAAGGTCCTGGGCATCGTTCACACCGCCATTGCCGTGAGCAACTTGCAGCATCAAGTCGAGTTCTGGCAGCAGGTGCTGGGGTTCACGCTGGATGGAACAGCAGAAATCGGCGGCCCGCTGCCAGAGGACGAGACGGGCGTCCCCGGCATCCGCAGCAAGATCGCCATGCTGACCAAAGGTGGCGTGAGCATCGAGTTGTATCAGCCTGTCGCACCTCAGGGCCGCCAGACGTATCGGCCAAGCCCGGCGGATATCGGTTCCTGGCATCTCGCGCTCAAAGTCACCGATCTGGACGAGCTGGTCCGGGTCAGCAGCGAGTGGGGGTGGCAGGTGCGTGGCAAGGTTGCGGTGGTTGAGGAGGGGCCTGGCCCGGTTGGTGCCCGCCTGGTCTACCTGCACAACGCCGACGGCACCATCATCGAACTCGTTCAGATGCCCGAAAGCTGA
- a CDS encoding PLP-dependent aminotransferase family protein, with protein MKRTGTRIGTVMAGVQAKIAARTYLPGTRLPSVRAQARAMGFSVSTVLEAYERLAAEGVLTARRGSGFYVTGPVAPLALTEIAPQLDRAIDPLWVSRQSLETDASVLKPGCGWLPADWLYEAGMRRALRSLARAGTLELTEYATPLGHPELRQVLARRMAGAGIDAAPEQVLLTESGTHAIDLICRFLLEPGDTVLVDDPCYFNFHALLKAHRVQVVGVPYTPNGPDVDRFGAAVQAHTPRLYITNSGVHNPTGAVLSPVVAHRLLALADRSDLVIVEDDIFADFELTPAPRLAAFDGLSRVIQIGSFSKTVSASLRCGYIAARTDWIESLTDLKIATTFGGGRLAAELVLRALTDSGYRRHMERLRLRLSGEMHKALPRLEALGITPWLVPQAGMFLWCRLPEGTDAATVARTCLKDGVVMAPGNAFSQSLSASNFLRFNVAQSTDARVFDVLARALSA; from the coding sequence ATGAAGCGAACCGGCACCCGCATTGGGACCGTCATGGCGGGCGTCCAGGCGAAGATCGCCGCCCGGACCTACCTGCCGGGCACCCGACTGCCCTCCGTCCGCGCGCAGGCGCGGGCAATGGGCTTTTCCGTGTCGACCGTGCTGGAGGCGTATGAGCGGCTGGCGGCCGAGGGGGTCCTCACCGCCCGCCGAGGCTCAGGGTTCTACGTGACCGGGCCGGTCGCGCCTCTGGCGCTGACCGAGATCGCCCCGCAACTGGACCGGGCCATTGATCCCCTCTGGGTGTCCCGGCAGTCCCTGGAAACGGATGCCAGCGTGCTCAAACCTGGGTGCGGGTGGTTGCCGGCCGACTGGCTGTACGAGGCTGGCATGCGCCGCGCCCTGCGGTCCCTGGCGCGCGCCGGGACGCTGGAGCTGACCGAGTACGCCACCCCGCTGGGCCACCCGGAACTGCGGCAGGTGCTGGCCCGGCGGATGGCCGGGGCTGGCATCGACGCGGCCCCAGAACAGGTCCTGCTCACCGAGTCAGGAACGCACGCCATCGACCTGATCTGCCGCTTCCTGCTGGAGCCGGGCGATACCGTGCTGGTGGATGATCCCTGCTACTTCAATTTCCACGCGCTGCTCAAAGCCCACCGCGTGCAGGTCGTAGGCGTGCCGTACACCCCGAACGGACCGGACGTGGACCGCTTCGGGGCGGCGGTGCAGGCCCACACGCCCAGGCTCTACATCACAAATTCAGGTGTGCACAACCCCACCGGCGCGGTGCTGTCGCCGGTCGTGGCGCACCGCCTCCTGGCCCTGGCCGACCGGTCGGACCTCGTGATTGTGGAAGACGACATTTTCGCCGACTTCGAGCTCACCCCGGCGCCCCGGCTGGCGGCCTTCGACGGCCTGTCCCGGGTGATTCAGATCGGCAGTTTCTCCAAGACGGTTTCGGCGTCGCTACGCTGCGGGTACATCGCCGCACGGACCGACTGGATCGAGAGCCTCACTGACCTGAAAATCGCCACCACCTTCGGGGGGGGGCGCCTGGCGGCCGAGCTGGTGCTGCGGGCCTTAACCGACAGCGGGTATCGCCGACACATGGAGAGGTTGCGGCTGCGGCTGTCCGGGGAAATGCACAAGGCCCTGCCCCGCCTTGAAGCACTGGGCATCACCCCGTGGCTGGTGCCTCAGGCTGGCATGTTCCTGTGGTGCCGCCTGCCGGAAGGAACCGATGCCGCCACCGTAGCGCGTACATGCTTGAAAGACGGCGTCGTGATGGCACCAGGTAACGCATTCAGCCAGTCACTGAGCGCGAGTAACTTCCTGCGCTTCAACGTCGCTCAGTCTACGGATGCCCGCGTGTTCGATGTTCTGGCGCGTGCCCTCTCCGCATAG
- a CDS encoding DMT family transporter: protein MEKTKRGWLNGGFGVLIFAGSLPATRVAVADFNPLFLTCARATIAALLGLALLRLLRQPRPTPTDVPALAVTALGVVVGFPLLTALALQHVTSAHSIVFLGLLPLCTAIFAVLRGGERPRPAFWVFSALGSTFVAGYAAMGGITASLQGDLLMLAATVLCGLGYAEGARLSRRLGGWQVICWALALALPVMLLGTLLSLPASVAQVSGPAWLGLAYVSLFSMLIGFVFWYRGLAQGGIAAVGQLQLMQPFIGLGLAALLLHEQVQWMMLVTTLGGVLCVAGAKKYAQ, encoded by the coding sequence ATGGAAAAAACAAAGAGAGGTTGGCTCAACGGAGGTTTCGGCGTCTTGATCTTTGCGGGATCGCTGCCCGCCACACGCGTTGCGGTCGCCGACTTCAACCCCCTCTTTCTGACCTGCGCGCGGGCGACCATCGCCGCGCTGCTAGGCCTGGCCCTGCTGCGGCTGCTCCGGCAGCCCCGGCCGACCCCCACGGACGTGCCAGCCCTCGCCGTCACCGCCCTGGGGGTCGTGGTGGGGTTTCCGCTCCTGACCGCCCTCGCACTTCAGCACGTCACGTCCGCCCACTCCATTGTGTTCCTCGGGCTGCTGCCGCTCTGCACGGCCATCTTCGCGGTGCTTCGCGGCGGCGAACGGCCCCGCCCGGCGTTCTGGGTGTTCTCCGCGCTCGGCAGCACCTTCGTCGCCGGTTACGCCGCCATGGGCGGCATCACCGCGTCACTTCAGGGGGACCTGCTGATGCTGGCCGCCACCGTGCTGTGCGGTCTGGGGTATGCCGAAGGCGCGCGCCTGTCCCGCAGGCTGGGCGGCTGGCAGGTCATCTGCTGGGCCCTGGCGCTCGCCCTGCCCGTCATGCTCCTGGGCACCCTGCTGAGTCTGCCCGCCTCGGTGGCGCAGGTCAGCGGGCCCGCCTGGCTCGGCCTGGCCTACGTGTCGCTGTTCAGCATGCTGATCGGGTTCGTGTTCTGGTACCGCGGCCTGGCCCAGGGCGGCATCGCGGCAGTGGGGCAACTTCAGTTGATGCAGCCGTTCATCGGACTCGGCCTGGCCGCGCTGCTGCTGCATGAGCAGGTGCAGTGGATGATGCTGGTGACCACGCTGGGCGGCGTGCTCTGCGTGGCTGGCGCGAAGAAGTACGCCCAATAA
- a CDS encoding alpha/beta hydrolase encodes MDTPTIVLVHGFWGGAAHWSKVIVELSRLGYDKLHAVELPLTSLADDAERTRKMVAQEEGPVLLVGHSYGGAVITEAGNEPNVVGLVYVAAFAPDSGESPGAITKENPPAAAANLAPDSDGYLWIKPDKFHESFCQDLSEDEGLVMAVTQKAPLASTFEDTVSTPAWKTKPSWYRVSTEDRMIHPDNERRMAERLNPRKMVTLDASHASLASQPVAIAELIDEAARTA; translated from the coding sequence ATGGACACCCCTACGATCGTTTTGGTGCACGGCTTCTGGGGTGGAGCCGCGCACTGGAGCAAAGTCATCGTTGAGCTGTCTCGGCTCGGCTACGACAAGCTTCATGCGGTTGAGCTCCCACTGACGTCTCTCGCCGACGATGCAGAGCGAACGCGGAAGATGGTGGCCCAGGAAGAGGGTCCGGTTCTGCTGGTCGGTCATTCCTACGGCGGAGCGGTGATCACGGAAGCTGGCAATGAGCCGAACGTCGTCGGTCTGGTCTATGTCGCCGCATTCGCGCCGGATAGCGGGGAGAGCCCGGGGGCGATCACAAAGGAGAATCCGCCTGCTGCGGCCGCCAACCTCGCGCCGGACAGTGATGGCTATCTGTGGATCAAGCCGGACAAGTTCCACGAAAGTTTCTGCCAGGACCTTTCGGAGGACGAGGGGTTGGTCATGGCCGTCACGCAAAAGGCCCCACTCGCATCCACCTTCGAGGACACCGTCAGTACGCCAGCATGGAAGACGAAACCGAGCTGGTACCGGGTTTCGACCGAGGACCGGATGATTCATCCGGATAACGAGCGGCGAATGGCTGAGAGGCTCAATCCCCGGAAAATGGTGACGCTCGATGCGAGTCATGCGTCGCTGGCCTCCCAACCGGTGGCCATTGCCGAATTGATCGATGAGGCGGCCCGAACGGCCTGA
- a CDS encoding intradiol ring-cleavage dioxygenase yields the protein MSNPRTVTPYPADDHDHHDDLNNLGLTADVNMMTRPVVDRRRVLALGLLGIGVLVGCGTAAIPGAGTGTGSGSGTETGTAECPAAIPTETAGPYPADGSAASGQSLNVLTRSGIVRSDLRTSLGTGNTAPGIPLTLILKLVNVSASCAPLSGYAVYLWHCTRDGNYSMYSASTIGEDYLRGVQASGADGTVTFTTIVPGCYAGRWPHIHFEVYPALASATSASNKIQTSQLALPEATCREVYATGGYASSLSNLNSISLARDNIFSDGYSTQMPSVTGNTSAGYTATLTVGLAR from the coding sequence ATGAGCAACCCGCGCACCGTCACGCCCTACCCTGCCGACGACCACGACCACCACGACGACCTCAACAACCTCGGCCTCACCGCCGACGTCAACATGATGACGCGCCCGGTGGTGGACCGCCGCCGTGTCCTGGCGCTCGGCCTGCTGGGCATCGGTGTCCTGGTCGGCTGCGGGACCGCGGCCATTCCCGGCGCGGGGACAGGCACGGGCAGCGGCAGCGGAACGGAGACCGGAACGGCCGAATGCCCGGCGGCCATTCCCACGGAAACCGCGGGGCCGTACCCCGCAGACGGGTCGGCGGCCTCCGGGCAATCCCTCAACGTCCTGACCCGCTCGGGCATCGTCCGTTCCGACCTGCGGACCAGTCTCGGCACGGGCAACACGGCCCCGGGCATCCCCCTCACCCTCATCCTGAAACTGGTGAACGTCAGCGCGAGTTGTGCGCCCCTGTCAGGCTACGCCGTGTACCTGTGGCACTGCACCCGGGACGGCAATTACTCGATGTACAGTGCCAGCACCATCGGTGAGGATTACCTGCGCGGCGTGCAGGCGTCGGGGGCAGACGGCACCGTCACCTTCACGACCATCGTCCCCGGCTGCTACGCGGGCCGCTGGCCCCACATCCACTTCGAGGTCTATCCGGCCCTGGCGTCGGCCACCTCGGCCAGCAACAAGATCCAGACCTCGCAGCTGGCGTTGCCGGAAGCCACCTGCCGGGAGGTCTACGCCACCGGCGGCTACGCCTCCAGCCTCAGCAACCTGAACAGCATCTCGCTGGCCCGGGACAACATCTTCAGTGACGGATACAGCACCCAGATGCCCAGCGTGACGGGCAACACGTCCGCAGGCTACACCGCCACCCTGACCGTCGGCCTGGCCCGCTGA
- a CDS encoding MliC family protein, whose product MNAIRLTTGLTSLTLMAVLGSPGHAQNVPAPGTSVTYTCNGGVTLNVFYPSRDVARVNFGGAIYTLPRRTYGQMPPGGTVQYADQVTSWNIGGGGGFLNQNGQTVLSGCFAGGDGSSTIIPVNPGGGTSTIIPGPGFGPVIPAPPTVNTVNYTCDGGRRVAVAYLGANAAQLFWQGGTDTLYQTASGSGVRYTNGFYTWVTKGNQGFLQQQGLNQPYIIVANNCVAFSQ is encoded by the coding sequence ATGAACGCTATCCGCCTCACGACTGGCCTGACCAGCCTCACCCTCATGGCCGTGCTGGGATCACCCGGCCACGCCCAGAACGTGCCCGCGCCCGGCACGAGCGTCACCTACACCTGTAACGGCGGCGTCACCCTCAACGTCTTCTATCCCAGCCGCGACGTGGCCCGGGTCAATTTCGGGGGAGCCATCTATACCCTCCCGCGCCGGACCTACGGCCAGATGCCGCCCGGCGGCACGGTGCAGTACGCCGATCAGGTCACCAGTTGGAACATCGGCGGCGGGGGAGGCTTCCTCAACCAGAACGGCCAGACCGTGCTCTCCGGCTGCTTCGCGGGTGGCGACGGTTCCTCGACCATCATCCCGGTGAATCCGGGGGGCGGCACGTCCACCATCATCCCGGGGCCAGGCTTCGGCCCGGTGATCCCCGCCCCCCCCACCGTCAACACCGTGAACTACACCTGCGACGGCGGACGGCGGGTCGCGGTGGCTTACCTCGGCGCCAATGCCGCGCAGCTTTTCTGGCAGGGCGGCACCGACACCCTCTACCAGACCGCGTCCGGCTCGGGCGTGCGCTATACCAACGGCTTCTACACCTGGGTCACCAAAGGCAACCAGGGCTTCCTCCAGCAGCAGGGGCTCAACCAGCCCTACATCATCGTGGCGAACAACTGCGTCGCCTTTTCCCAGTAG